The genomic stretch ATTGCTCAGGCGCCATCCAGCCTTGAACCCGTTACCTTTGACGTGTAAagtgacccgctgccttaccatTTCCTTCATTTATTTCTACAGTTTTCCAAATTTTGTAGCTGTAGGTTTTATTCTCTGTACCTACATCATGCTTGCATCAGACCCTTGAGATCTGAACTTGTAACCTTTCCGTCAGTAATGTGAATGACATACATTCACTTAATAGTGTCATATAGAGGTTTTCTCACACCTGTTATTTGAGCCGATGTCACACAGGATTTGCTGTATCTGATACGCTTCTGTGAAACCTGTGACTTCTGTTTCCACCACAGGCTTTATAATCTCAATCCCCACTGAACAGGTTTAGCAGGCAGTTCTGAAACCCCGAAAGATGAGGGAGTGTTTAAACATTCGACCACCCTAACCAACAGACAGCGCGGGAATGAGATCACGGCACGGCCCGCGAATCTGGACAGTAAGAGGCAATAGCCTTCTCTTTAAGACAAGCCAGTACACTGTCAACTAGCTCACTGTGACACAATAGTATAATTTTACCTAcaaaatttatgtttttttgttctATTCCTCATAGAATGTCATATTGCTTTCAATATACTTCTTATATATGCAATTTAGATACTTGTCTAATCGAGTTTAATTCTATTTAACGGTAATTATTTGGTCACTTGAAAGGCTCATTACACACCCTAAGCGGTTCATACACTGATTGAATCCCTTAATCGATTTAGCTAACATGAAAGTGCTGGACCTCATTCTGCTTAATTATTCAGACCATTTCAGTTGGCCTGATGTGGATTGCAATAGCTTTATTTTATCTGATGTCATCACGGCCTACATGCATTCAGAGCCTTTTGGTGCCGTATTGGATTCCATGGGCGGCTCCTTACATCACAGGCCCGTTGCTTGGTTTGTTCGCGTTCCACTTAACTTCGTCCCTCATGTCCCTGTCTCTCAACAGCTCTCTCAGTGCACCAGCTGGCGGCTCAGGGGGATCTCACACAGGTGGCAGGACACCTGAGCAAAGGTCAGCCCTGCAGCTTCTCCATCTGACAGCCGCTGGCGTCACGGCGATGGTCAGGCTGAGCGGCACTGAGCTCTGGCCGGCCGAGAGCGTCAGACTCCATGCAGCCAGGGAACACTGCAAATGCAGTTCAGCGCTCTTTCCAAAACTTCACAGTGGCTACATTTCGTTTAAAACTCGTCATCTGTTTTGTCTCTCCGTAACTAAGTTTACAGTGCATTGGTCATTcttgtaacatattttaatagcaTTCATAATAGTATTTACAGAATGTTTGCAGTTTTTTAATAAGCACATATTTCAAACATTGTTAATACAGTAGCAGCTTCTTTAACCATTAGTAGTTATATCACATTTTTTAAGCTGTTTTTTCAGCATCAGAGAAAATTATGTGCACACGTGTGAATAATTAATACCCCTTGGGTACAGGATGAAttttatctgtgtgtctgtattcaTTTTTCAGTTGTGGTTTTCACTTTGTGGTGTTGAATCCTGCCTGTAGCCTTGTAACGCATCGTACGACATTTCCTTCCGAGTCCTCACAGCTGTCTGACCGCTGCAGCATCGCATTCCCTCATAAATCCAAGTAACGTTACATGCAGTTTAGGACACCGCTTGTGTATTTAATGCTCTGCCACTGACAGATGAACAAGAATGCTGCAGCGAAGcattttttttgggagggggggggcatgaaacTATAAATTGGCCAACGAAATGAAAGTGAAACGTGGAAAGCTGTTTCTCAAGCTACCTGCCAATGAATTTTGGATTGTCAAACACACAAATGTGTGACTGCTCTGATTTGGATGGCTAGGGATGGACGGTGATTGGTCGTGTTGAatttgacactgacagacagctCCCTGGTGAACAGTCCGGATGAGCGGGGCTTCACACCACTCATGTGGGCCGCAGCATTTGGTGAGATCGCCGTGGTGGACTTTCTTCTAGAGAAGGTAAGTCCTTATCCTGCACTGTGCCCAGTATCACCAGTTCATGTGTACCAGGTTCACATCCTGCCCTAGCTGTGTCCGtgtgatgtttgtgtgtttttctggCATTCCATTGGGTACTccaggttcccccccccccagtccgaaGGTGTAAGTACGTGCTAGTAGGAAAGTCCTACTTCCCACATGCGAAGTCAGAATTAGGAGATCATATTCAAGTGCTTTGTTGTTGGCGGATGCTAATTTTTTGTAATCTGTTTCCTGGGAAAATCCTATTTTGATTGAATGCACATGCCGCACGAGGAAATAGATGCAACAAAACACAGACGTAAAGCTGATAATTTTGCACCGCGCTAGCAGTCGCATTTGCTGTGCAAACAATGATAAATAGCATTGTTGTATATCAACCAAAGCGTATACAGATTACAGAAGTGCACATGCAACAGCTAACGACGTTGTATTGCAAAACATAGACAATTGTGTACCATCCATAACTGAAAGGGTCCTCTTTTCCGCCATCTTGAAAGGTCGTCCCAACTAAGGAACCTGGATACCAAAGTTATTTTGTGAATTGAGGAGACATTCAAGCGCAACTGCCAAGCAGCAGCTCATATTTACCGTAATTCCTTTAGCATGTGAAGGCTGCAGTATTTATGACATGACACCTCTACATTTTCCATAGTGTGCgagtctgtgccctgtgatggactagtaccatatgctgcctgggatagactgcAGGCCCACCAagactgtactggataagcagaaaGTAGATGGATAGATCCCGAAATTGTGCTTTCCCTCTGAAAAACACTGCGACGTGTGCGGTTTTGTTCACCAGGGAGCTGATCCCAAAACACTTGCGTGGGAGCGGGAGAGTGCCCTGTCTCTGGCCAGTTCCGGAGGCTACGCCGACATCGTGGACCTCCTGCTGAAACACGGAGTCGACATCGACACTTATGATTGGGTAGGTCTGTCCATTCTGGGTacagtaataattaaaaaaaaattaagaacgtGATTGGTCAGCAGTTCCCTCTTTAGAAATCGTAGTATTTTGTGTTATCCTTATATGGTCATAAGCCACAAAAATAGCAGCATGCTCAGCATGTGCTGGTAACACACATGTATACGTCCACAATACATTGCAGAATGGCGGCACTCCCCTCCTCTATGCAGTACGGGGGAACCACGTGAAGTGTGTGAGCACCC from Brienomyrus brachyistius isolate T26 unplaced genomic scaffold, BBRACH_0.4 scaffold104, whole genome shotgun sequence encodes the following:
- the LOC125727610 gene encoding DNA-binding protein RFXANK-like, whose amino-acid sequence is MEKSSGDQEFAQPACSDQIAQDASTETCDETLVLHLYPIEPADISNEINLAHSLTGGSPISNSLAGSSETPKDEGVFKHSTTLTNRQRGNEITARPANLDTLSVHQLAAQGDLTQVAGHLSKDSSLVNSPDERGFTPLMWAAAFGEIAVVDFLLEKGADPKTLAWERESALSLASSGGYADIVDLLLKHGVDIDTYDWNGGTPLLYAVRGNHVKCVSTLLAGGADLTVEADSGYSPMDLAVALGHKKVQRVIEDHILALLKQKA